A stretch of Caenorhabditis elegans chromosome IV DNA encodes these proteins:
- the nssp-38 gene encoding DUF7773 domain-containing protein (Confirmed by transcript evidence), giving the protein MEKPKKDTILQFLMIMIGWIQSVRTLECYDSSYPVPHRRTECGPNMMCYSEYYAVNRSGTIRQYYDRFCVHESHCLYRGIDESCPTLNQLDHKMQSLFTKHHAKSNTNSIRFSEFCCCSTNLCNDVNHKRVYDKYGLLISFADNVFTDASSSGMINISAALAICIITYLVAVL; this is encoded by the exons ATGGAGAAGCCGAAGAAAGACAccattctgcaatttttaatgattatgATTGGATGGATACAGTCGGTGAGGACTCTTGAATGCTATGACTCCTCATATCCCGTACCACATCGAAGAACCGAATGCGGACCGAATATG ATGTGCTACTCAGAATACTACGCAGTCAACAGGAGCGGGACAATCCGACAGTACTACGATAGATTCTGTGTTCACGAGTCACACTGTCTCTACAGAGGAATCGACGAATCGTGTCCGACTCTCAACCAGCTGGACCACAAAATGCAG AGTCTCTTCACAAAACATCACGCGAAGAGCAACACGAATTCAATTCGATTCTCCGAGTTTTGTTGTTGCTCCACGAATCTTTGTAACGATGTCAATCATAAAAGG gtaTACGACAAATACGGCCTTCTAATATCCTTCGCAGACAACGTGTTCACCGATGCGTCGAGCAGTGGAATGATCAACATTTCCGCGGCGCTCGCCATTTGCATAATCACATATTTGGTCGCTGTTCTCTAG